In Microtus ochrogaster isolate Prairie Vole_2 unplaced genomic scaffold, MicOch1.0 UNK74, whole genome shotgun sequence, the following proteins share a genomic window:
- the Znf180 gene encoding zinc finger protein 180 isoform X2 encodes MEQQDEESLESPQACVENFVLPQEMIIEVEGEDAGSLDVMPQESTDFKIVTVDLTEDEQSTWHNPQRTPERSVILEGHRDLWDLPAVHGIEETTSKQTVFDEETSHGVKTEGLAREDPWLSSCEEVCASKEQLEKKQEKQEEAAFTQGRAGTPGMVCRSDEFGRISFPLMPVRNHFHKQAAHVKKLHGDTVANSLQKVCDGADLSKEENYGNVSPSFHFTQFTRTPKGDKVYELNGRVPSFGRGTPLNLQEKVCVEGKTLGFKGRGQVLSHNVSLNEQQRILEGQEKCSKTAPSPSLPQNMRNCSDEKRFECKYCGKSFSWSSHLIAHQRTHTGEKPYKCNLCGKLFTRSSHVVSHQRIHTGEKPYRCNLCGKSFTQRYVLVVHQRTHTGERPYECNQCGKSFRQSYKLIAHQRTHTGEKPYECTQCGKSFIQSYKLIAHQKIHSGEKPYECSHCGKSFSQSYKLVAHQRTHTGEKPFECNYCGKSFSWSSQLVSHQRTHTGEKPYECSDCGKSFNRSSHLVMHQRTHTGEKPYQCKQCGKSFSQSYVLVVHQRTHTGEKPYECSQCGKTFRQSSCFTQHQRTHTGEKPYECNQCGKTFSLSARLIVHQRTHTGEKPYKCSQCGKAFISSSKRSRHQATHSDESSKS; translated from the exons GAAAGTACAGACTTCAAGATTGTGACTGTGGACCTCACTGAGGATGAACAGAGCACCTGGCACAATCCCCAGAGAACGCCAGAGAGAAGTGTGATCCTTGAGGGCCACAGGGACCTGTGGG ACTTGCCAGCTGTGCATGGGATAGAAGAAACCACCTCAAAGCAGACTGTCTTTGATGAAGAAACATCCCATGGAGTGAAGACAGAGGGGTTGGCAAGAGAAGATCCTTGGCTCTCTTCCTGTGAAGAAGTGTGTGCTTCCAAGGAGCAgctggaaaagaaacaagaaaagcaagagGAAGCAGCCTTTACCCAAGGGAGAGCTGGCACTCCTGGAATGGTCTGCAGGAGTGATGAATTTGGCAGGATTTCGTTCCCCTTGATGCCAGTCAGAAACCATTTCCATAAACAGGCAGCACATGTTAAAAAGTTACATGGTGACACTGTTGCAAACAGTCTTCAGAAGGTTTGTGATGGTGCAGATCTTTCCAAAGAGGAAAATTATGGAAACGTCTCTCCAAGCTTTCATTTCACTCAGTTTACAAGAACCCCAAAAGGAGATAAAGTCTATGAATTGAATGGTCGTGTTCCATCTTTTGGCCGTGGCACACCCCTAAATCTACAGGAAAAGGTTTGTGTAGAAGGTAAAACCTTAGGCTTTAAAGGGCGCGGACAAGTTTTGAGCCATAACGTATCCTTAAATGAACAACAGAGGATTCTTGAGGGCCAGGAAAAATGTAGTAAAACAGCCCCGAGTCCATCTCTTCCTCAGAACATGAGAAACTGCTCTGACGAGAAACGTTTTGAATGTAAGTATTGTGGCAAGTCCTTCAGCTGGAGTTCACATCTCATTGCCCACCAAAGAACTCATACGGGGGAGAAGCCCTACAAATGCAACCTGTGTGGGAAGCTCTTCACCCGGAGCTCACACGTTGTTTCCCATCAGAGaatccatactggagagaaaccatacAGATGCAATCTGTGTGGGAAATCTTTTACCCAGAGGTATGTTCTTGTGGTGCATCAAAGAACTCATACTGGTGAGCGGCCTTATGAGTGCAACCAGTGTGGGAAGTCTTTCAGGCAAAGCTACAAACTTATTGCACATCAAAGAACTCATAccggagagaagccctatgaatgcaCTCAGTGTGGGAAATCATTCATCCAGAGTTATAAACTCATCGCACATCAGAAAATCCATTCTGGAGAAAAGCCCTATGAATGCAGtcactgtgggaagtccttcagcCAAAGCTATAAGCTTGTCGCACATCAGAGGACCCACACGGGAGAAAAGCCTTTTGAGTGCAATTACTGTGGGAAGTCGTTCAGCTGGAGCTCTCAGCTGGTGTCCCATCAGAGAACACACAcgggagagaaaccttatgagTGTAGTGATTGTGGGAAATCTTTCAACCGCAGCTCACATCTTGTCATGCATCAGAGGactcacactggagaaaagccGTATCAGTGTAAgcagtgtgggaagtccttcagtcAGAGCTATGTTCTGGTCGTTCATCAGCGGACACACACCGGGGAGAAGCCTTACGAGTGCAGCCAGTGTGGGAAGACCTTCAGGCAGAGCTCCTGCTTCACTCAGCACCAGCGAACCCACACCGGAGAGAAGCCTTACGAGTGTAACCAGTGCGGGAAGACCTTCAGCCTGAGCGCTCGGCTTATCGTCCACCAGCGAACTCACACCGGCGAGAAACCGTACAAGTGCAGCCAGTGTGGCAAAGCGTTTATTAGCAGTTCTAAGCGCAGTAGGCACCAGGCCACTCACAGCGATGAGTCTTCTAAGTCCTGA